One part of the Bacillus sp. FJAT-45350 genome encodes these proteins:
- a CDS encoding spore germination protein, protein MTHVNNIVGIRVNNASNNASMNFGNTLHKGHQANVKMNVGYYQAGDANFSPLQFNNANLVNDPDVTDQAQAQV, encoded by the coding sequence TTGACACATGTAAATAACATCGTCGGGATTCGAGTTAATAATGCCTCTAATAACGCCTCTATGAACTTTGGTAATACTCTTCATAAAGGACACCAGGCGAATGTCAAAATGAATGTAGGTTATTATCAAGCTGGGGATGCAAACTTTAGTCCATTGCAATTTAATAATGCTAATTTAGTTAATGATCCAGACGTAACAGATCAAGCCCAAGCGCAGGTCTAA
- a CDS encoding YjcZ family sporulation protein — MDGGYTSDFILILVLFILLVIIGAAWI; from the coding sequence ATGGATGGTGGGTACACGAGCGATTTTATTTTAATCCTTGTTTTATTTATTTTACTCGTTATCATTGGTGCAGCATGGATTTAA
- the gerPC gene encoding spore germination protein GerPC — MQKKIEDIEEENKQLKEKIENLQPITIENINYKIQELTVKELSGTLNIGMTALTDPENIKKLINEHDDIKFNDLDTTEVSEVEDLDQFEDIENMENMNTHQEG, encoded by the coding sequence TTGCAAAAGAAAATTGAGGATATCGAAGAAGAAAATAAGCAACTAAAGGAAAAAATCGAGAACCTTCAACCGATTACAATTGAAAATATTAATTACAAAATTCAAGAATTAACTGTTAAAGAGTTGTCAGGCACTTTAAATATTGGCATGACAGCCCTAACAGATCCTGAAAACATCAAGAAGTTAATTAATGAACATGACGACATTAAATTTAATGATTTGGATACGACAGAAGTGAGTGAAGTAGAGGATTTGGATCAATTTGAAGATATAGAGAATATGGAAAACATGAATACTCATCAAGAAGGCTAA
- a CDS encoding Hsp20/alpha crystallin family protein, producing MNNNFSQNWKSMLPKFLGDDFFSSFDNLSNENSVVRMNMYETSNELLCVFTLPGLKLEEVDIYAYERTLEVRGTLHTDFSGFRIIQEEIPQGPFKRTIELPFPIRDDKIDAAYQKGLLVIHLHRLIRSNHLKNKVSIKNLDDE from the coding sequence ATGAATAATAACTTTTCACAAAACTGGAAAAGTATGCTGCCGAAATTTCTAGGGGACGATTTCTTCTCTAGCTTTGATAATTTATCAAATGAGAATAGTGTAGTGAGGATGAATATGTATGAAACTAGTAATGAGCTTTTATGTGTCTTTACATTGCCTGGGCTTAAACTAGAGGAAGTTGATATTTATGCATATGAAAGGACGCTAGAAGTAAGAGGCACTCTTCATACTGATTTCTCTGGGTTCCGTATTATTCAAGAAGAAATCCCGCAAGGTCCATTTAAACGTACAATAGAGTTACCTTTCCCGATTAGAGATGATAAAATCGATGCTGCTTATCAGAAAGGTTTATTGGTCATTCATTTGCATCGATTAATTCGCTCAAATCACTTGAAGAACAAGGTAAGCATAAAGAATTTAGATGATGAGTAG
- a CDS encoding DUF6944 family repetitive protein: MNFEQLDVSGSWLDAIGQILSSIGETRNLVGLDDDLVYEIIKIGEGLQAFGNALQAIDEEEPIAEIGDWIEAAGAATASIAAARQLEEESIDNVRLEALGDSLQALGPVLASLVEEDRRLLVSYFLQSIGAGLEAIGAVSEIHGKEGKGDILSTVGSWTQTSGSILQAVIVTYKIR, translated from the coding sequence ATGAACTTTGAACAATTAGATGTATCTGGTAGTTGGTTAGACGCTATAGGGCAAATTCTTTCATCTATAGGTGAGACTAGAAACTTAGTCGGATTAGATGATGATTTAGTTTATGAGATTATTAAAATAGGTGAAGGTTTACAGGCATTCGGAAACGCTTTACAAGCGATTGATGAAGAAGAACCGATTGCGGAAATAGGTGATTGGATAGAGGCTGCTGGTGCAGCAACAGCATCAATCGCAGCAGCAAGACAGTTGGAGGAAGAAAGCATTGATAATGTACGTTTAGAGGCATTGGGTGATTCTTTGCAAGCACTAGGTCCAGTACTAGCTTCATTAGTAGAAGAAGATAGACGGTTGCTTGTAAGCTATTTTCTACAGTCGATAGGTGCTGGGCTAGAAGCGATTGGGGCTGTGAGTGAAATTCATGGAAAAGAAGGCAAGGGAGATATTCTATCAACTGTCGGAAGTTGGACACAAACGTCTGGATCCATTTTACAAGCGGTTATTGTTACGTACAAAATTCGATAA
- a CDS encoding LysM peptidoglycan-binding domain-containing protein encodes MIRAHVCGQGETLHFLAKKYNIDVNLLLSYNQHIQDPTSIIEGAQVTIPSIMGLDGLWDGSDNKGNVCAYVSDEPVHYNKPNIPHWPSEDYLVKHGHQAEQQLPKMRNEEQQYRSVADQPQAIMYPQYQYPNQVGYYYPYYWYQGQ; translated from the coding sequence ATGATTAGAGCGCACGTATGTGGTCAAGGGGAGACGTTACATTTTTTAGCTAAAAAGTATAACATTGATGTGAATTTATTATTATCCTATAATCAACATATTCAAGACCCCACAAGTATCATTGAAGGGGCGCAAGTGACAATACCTTCTATTATGGGATTAGATGGATTGTGGGACGGATCCGATAATAAAGGTAATGTGTGTGCATATGTGTCTGATGAACCTGTACATTACAATAAACCAAACATCCCTCATTGGCCATCAGAAGATTATTTGGTTAAGCATGGACACCAAGCTGAACAACAATTACCTAAGATGAGAAATGAAGAACAACAGTATCGTTCAGTAGCAGACCAGCCTCAAGCAATTATGTATCCGCAATATCAATATCCAAATCAAGTTGGCTATTATTATCCTTACTATTGGTATCAAGGCCAGTAG